AATGTGCAATTGCAGCGCTCAACGTTCAATGCTGGAAAAAGGGAAACGATATGAGGTATGCGAAATGCAACGCCCTCCTGAATTTTTAAAGGTTAAAAACCTGTAGGAGGGCGTATGTTTCATCTGTTAGGCTGTAATACAGATTGTTTTGTCAGAGTTAAATCCATTCATGATTAGAATCGGCTTTCTATATCACCAGGTCAACCTGCTGTATTACTCCCGCTCCGCCGTCTTCTTTCAGATATATTCCGGAACTTTGGACCTGCCCCTGGAGTTCATTCGCCTGGTCCGTCAGGCTGAATGCGGAACTTACATTGCCCAGGTATATAGCGCCGATACCCTTCTCTTTCAAAGAAGACAGGGAATCGTTGCCGTCCTGGTCCTTAGACCATATGAGCAACTTCTCGAAGATAGGGTCGGCTTCGTCGATCCAGTTGTTGCCGTCAACGTCGTATGTCTTCAGTTCCTCAAAACCTTTTCCCGTGGTCGGCCCGAAAAGCTCGCCCCCGTCGTTGATTGTCCCGTCGTCGTTCTTATCAAGGGCGAGAAATCCAGTACCGGGACGGACAAAACTAATCTGGTCTTCGGCGCCGTCTACATCGACGTCAAAGCTGAATTTCATGTCGGTCAAATCGGCCGCCTGGCCGTCGAAGTTGATGACCAGGGGATCCTTTACAGCGTCACCGGCCCTGAAGCTGAACCTTTCTTCGGAAAAGAACTCGCGGCTCATATTGAGGTCCAGCGTAAAGTTAATCTCCTTTCCATCCTTGGTGCGTATGGTCCCCTGCGCCTCAAAGGACATCGATTCATATTGGTAATATGATTCGTAAGAATCATAGGCGATCCCCCAGCCGACGCCCTGCTGCCCTCTCCCCTGGGCGGGCTGCTGCCCGTCTGCTTTTTCTCCCTCTGGGTTTTTATCGCAATCGGGTTTAAGATCCTCTGCCTTAAAGATCCGTATTTTTCTTCCGGTCAATTTTTCAATCAACAGTTTTACAATCATCAACTTGGAATCTGCGTTTACAGGGTCGTCTTTAACCTTTTCGAGTTTTGTCTGGCCGGGAGAAAAACCGTTATCATCCTCCAGCATCAAGGCGACTGGTTCTTCCTGGTTGGGGAATCCCTCCACAGCGGGGGGAGGCGCCGGCGTTCCTGCCGCTTGTCTGTTGTTCTGCCAGACCTTCAATGATTCTTCCCTGGTATATTGCTCAAGGTAAGTATGACTCGCAGATAATGTAATATTAGAGGTTCCGATCAACATAAATATCCCTCCTTATCCAAGTTATCGGCCTGACGGAGGGAATATTTAACCTTTTCTTCAATTCACTGCGGCGCTGAGGTAATTTTTTAATCAATACATTATTTTGCCGTTCATATAGCCCTGGACGTGGTCGAGCGCTTCGCCGAAGCGCTGGAAGTGCACAACCTCCCTTTCCCTGAGAAACTTCAAGGTATCGGTGACGCCGGGGTCGTCGGAAAGACAGATGAGGTGTTCGTATGTGGCACGGGCCTTCTGTTCCGCGGCGAGATCCTCGTGCAGGTCCGCAATCGGGTCGCCTATCGCCTGAATGTACGCGGCGGTCCAGGGAACCCCGTTCGCGTCCGCGGGGTAGACCGCTTTGTCGTGCTCCGCGTAATATCCGCCCAGCCCCGCCCGTTTCATCTGTTCGGCGGTCGCGCCCTTAGTAAGCTTATAGATTAAGGTCGCGATTATTTCCCAGTGCGCCAGTTCTTCCGTACCGATATCGGTCAACAGTCCTTTGGTCCGGGGGGTGGGCATCGAGTACCGCTGGGTGAGGTAGCGGACTCCGGCCGATAATTCCGAATCCGGCCCGCCGTACTGCGCCATCAGGTATTTAGCCATCTTCAGATCGCAGGAGTATACCCGGACCGGATACTCAAGCTTCTTTTCGTACATCCACATTCCTAATTTCCCCCTTCGTATTCGATTTCCCAGGGCCAAGGTTCTTCAATCCACCGCCAGCAGTCTTCCCTTTTGTTGTCTTCGTGTGTGAGAGGACCGTATTTCTCCGAGTAGAGCTTCCTGCACTCCTCAAGCTCCTGCGAGAAACACTTGTGGTCCTTTAAAGCCGCGGTATCGCAGGGGTGCGTGTCGAGAAACAACGCCAGCTCAATGGCGCAGAATTCGAGAGTTTGAATTCTTTTCAAAAGCGCAATTCTGTCATGGTACATGTCACAACCTCCTCCTCTGAGAATAAGCGTTCTTTCGGAGGGCGCGGCGATAAGCAACGCCTGCATTTCTTCTCGCCGCGTTCCGTCTATGTTACTCTTCTGCGGCTAAGTAACCGGCTTAGGGATGACTCCATTATCAGATTTCGTGGTTTGCAACGCAGCATGGACGACTCCCTATTCCTTTAATTATGAAAAGGGGGAGCCTCGGGACAATGGTACGGCGAGTAAAGATCCGGCCAGAGGGTGCCTTTCTTCAGGGCTTCTTCCGGCGCAAACTGCTTGCCGTAACATTGCGGCGGAACGTAGGCCGTGGTCAACCTTACCCGCTTGTGATGGCCGGATTCCGTTACGCCGGTTACCAACCGCGCTTTTTCCTTAATGTCTTTGATTCCCGGAAACTTTAGGTTCACATTAATCCCTCCTTAAGGTCAGATGGTGGACATTATTAATGCTTTAACCCGACTTGTGCCATCATATGACAACAGAGGGGAATATGTGAAAATGCGCGTTTTGTATCTGACATATTTCTTTATATAGCGCCAATAAATGGTTTAAATGGTTATATTGACAAGTTGATAAACGGCGTGGTATCGTAGGAAATATCCATAAAATGTGAAAGAAGTGAAGATAAACATGACTTTAACCGAAAGCACGGAAGCGGTATCTCCCGAAGAACGGGAACACGCGACCGCAGACTTTATAAATCACGGGTTCTATATGGACGACGGCGAACGCTTAACCCCGAAGGTTTGGGTTCTATTGGCCAATATAATAGGTTTTTCCGAATTGTTGATCCAGAAGCAGCGGAAGGACATGCCGTCTGAAAACCTGCAGTATCTACGTTACATCAGGGAAACAGGATTAAGGCTCGAGAGGCTATTGGAAGAAGCGCTCGGCGAACGTCCCCTAATCGTTGAACAACATGTGATCACCGTCGATGAGTTGGCGGATGCTTGCTCCAGGGTGGCAGAGAAAGAAGCGGAATCCTCACAGGTGAAACTGGTGGTTGAAGTTGCGCCGGAGGCTGCGGCGGTTTTTGTTCCCGAAAACCTGCTGGAGGAAACCATCAGCGGGCTTCTGCTGGTGGCGATAAAAAGCACGGCCATGGGCGCAAAGGTGGGTTTGCGTTGTTCATTGACCAGGTCGATGGTTTTGTTTACGGTATGGCGCAGTTTTTCGCCCGGCTGGCAGGCCGGAGCGCGGTTGGACGAGGACATCGCCAATACTGAAAAGATTTTAATGCAGGCGCGGGAACTGAGCAGGGCGAACGGCGGTCGCTTTTGGGTTGAGGGAACGATGGGCGAAACCAGCAGTTACTGTCTGCTCCTGCCGGCGGTGAAGACAACGTAAGTATTCAGACACGTGTTCCAGGTCAGAATAAAGAAGTCAGTAGCCAGAATATAGAATATAGAATATAGAAGCCGGAAGCCGGAAGCCGAGAGAATAGTAAGTGTATTCTAAACGAACCCCGAGCGGGTTGTTTTTTTTGTGGGAAGGGCAGCCATGGCTCCCGAATACGACATAGGAA
The sequence above is a segment of the Bacillota bacterium genome. Coding sequences within it:
- a CDS encoding manganese catalase family protein, whose translation is MWMYEKKLEYPVRVYSCDLKMAKYLMAQYGGPDSELSAGVRYLTQRYSMPTPRTKGLLTDIGTEELAHWEIIATLIYKLTKGATAEQMKRAGLGGYYAEHDKAVYPADANGVPWTAAYIQAIGDPIADLHEDLAAEQKARATYEHLICLSDDPGVTDTLKFLREREVVHFQRFGEALDHVQGYMNGKIMY
- a CDS encoding spore coat protein CotJB gives rise to the protein MYHDRIALLKRIQTLEFCAIELALFLDTHPCDTAALKDHKCFSQELEECRKLYSEKYGPLTHEDNKREDCWRWIEEPWPWEIEYEGGN
- a CDS encoding spore coat associated protein CotJA, which codes for MNLKFPGIKDIKEKARLVTGVTESGHHKRVRLTTAYVPPQCYGKQFAPEEALKKGTLWPDLYSPYHCPEAPPFHN